A part of Escherichia marmotae genomic DNA contains:
- the acrA gene encoding multidrug efflux RND transporter periplasmic adaptor subunit AcrA produces the protein MNKNRGFTPLAIVLMLSGSLALTGCDDKQAQQGGQQMPAVGVVTVKTEPLQITTELPGRTSAFRIAEVRPQVSGIILKRNFKEGSDIEAGVSLYQIDPATYQAAYDSAKGDLAKAQAAANIAQLTVNRYQKLLGTQYISKQEYDQALADAQQANAAVTAAKAAVETARINLAYTKVTSPITGRIGKSNVTEGALVQNGQATALATVQQLDPIYVDVTQSSNDFLRLKQELANGTLKQENGKAKVSLITSDGIKFPQDGTLEFSDVTVDQTTGSITLRAIFPNPDHTLLPGMFVRARLEEGLNPNAILVPQQGVTRTPRGEATVLVVGADDKVETRPIVASQAIGDKWLVTEGLKAGERVVVSGLQKVRPGVQVKAQEITADNNQQDASGAQPEQSKS, from the coding sequence ATGAACAAAAACAGAGGGTTTACGCCTCTGGCGATCGTTCTGATGCTCTCAGGCAGCTTAGCGCTTACAGGATGTGACGACAAACAGGCCCAACAAGGTGGCCAGCAGATGCCCGCCGTTGGGGTAGTAACAGTCAAAACTGAACCTCTGCAGATCACAACCGAGCTTCCGGGCCGCACCAGTGCTTTCCGGATCGCAGAAGTTCGTCCTCAAGTTAGCGGGATCATCCTGAAGCGTAATTTCAAAGAAGGTAGCGACATCGAAGCGGGGGTATCTCTCTATCAGATTGATCCTGCTACCTACCAGGCAGCTTACGATAGTGCAAAAGGCGATCTGGCTAAAGCGCAAGCAGCAGCCAATATCGCGCAGTTGACTGTTAATCGTTACCAGAAGCTGCTGGGTACTCAGTACATCAGTAAGCAGGAGTACGATCAGGCACTGGCAGATGCACAACAGGCAAATGCTGCTGTCACTGCGGCGAAAGCGGCGGTTGAAACCGCACGAATCAATCTGGCTTATACCAAAGTCACCTCTCCGATTACCGGCCGTATTGGTAAATCGAACGTGACGGAAGGCGCATTGGTGCAAAACGGTCAGGCGACTGCGCTGGCAACCGTGCAACAACTTGATCCGATCTACGTTGATGTGACTCAGTCCAGTAACGACTTCCTGCGTCTGAAACAGGAACTCGCTAACGGCACACTGAAGCAAGAGAACGGCAAAGCTAAAGTGTCGCTGATCACCAGTGACGGTATTAAGTTCCCGCAGGATGGTACGCTGGAGTTCTCTGACGTTACCGTCGATCAGACCACCGGATCTATCACGTTACGCGCCATTTTCCCGAACCCGGATCACACCCTGCTGCCGGGTATGTTCGTGCGTGCACGTCTGGAAGAAGGGCTTAATCCAAACGCCATTTTAGTTCCACAACAGGGGGTAACTCGTACACCACGCGGCGAAGCTACCGTACTGGTGGTTGGCGCGGATGACAAAGTGGAAACTCGTCCGATCGTCGCCAGCCAGGCCATTGGCGATAAGTGGCTGGTGACTGAGGGTCTGAAAGCAGGCGAACGCGTAGTAGTAAGTGGGCTGCAGAAAGTGCGTCCTGGTGTCCAGGTGAAAGCACAAGAGATAACCGCTGATAACAACCAGCAAGACGCAAGCGGTGCTCAGCCTGAACAGTCCAAGTCTTAA
- the acrR gene encoding multidrug efflux transporter transcriptional repressor AcrR codes for MARKTKQEAQETRQHILDVALRLFSQQGVSSTSLGEIAKAAGVTRGAIYWHFKDKSDLFSEIWELSESNIGELELEYQAKFPGDPLSVLREILIHVLESTVTEERRRLLMEIIFHKCEFVGEMAVVQQAQRNLCLESYERIEQTLRHCIEAKMLPADLMTRRAAIIMRGYISGLMENWLFAPQSFDLKKEARDYVAILLEMYLLCPTLRAPAANEKS; via the coding sequence ATGGCACGAAAAACCAAACAAGAAGCGCAAGAAACACGCCAACACATCCTCGATGTGGCTCTACGTCTTTTCTCACAGCAGGGGGTATCATCCACCTCACTGGGAGAGATTGCAAAAGCAGCAGGCGTTACGCGTGGTGCAATCTACTGGCATTTTAAAGATAAGTCGGATTTATTCAGTGAGATCTGGGAGCTGTCAGAATCCAATATTGGTGAACTAGAGCTTGAGTATCAGGCAAAATTCCCTGGCGATCCACTCTCTGTGTTAAGAGAAATACTAATTCATGTTCTTGAATCGACGGTGACAGAAGAGCGGCGGCGCTTATTGATGGAGATTATATTCCATAAATGCGAATTTGTCGGAGAAATGGCAGTCGTTCAGCAGGCACAACGTAATCTCTGTCTTGAAAGTTATGAGCGTATAGAACAAACGTTAAGACATTGTATTGAAGCGAAAATGCTGCCCGCGGATTTAATGACGCGTCGCGCAGCAATTATTATGCGCGGCTATATTTCCGGTTTAATGGAAAATTGGCTGTTTGCCCCGCAATCTTTTGATCTCAAAAAAGAAGCCCGCGATTACGTTGCTATATTGCTGGAAATGTATCTCCTTTGTCCCACGCTTCGTGCACCTGCCGCCAACGAAAAATCCTGA
- the priC gene encoding primosomal replication protein N'': protein MKTTLLLEKLEGQLAMLRQRCAPVAQFGTLSARFDRHLFQTRATTLQACLAEAGDNLTALHHAVERQQLPQVAWLAEHLVAQLEAIAREAASWSLREWDSAPPKIARWQRKRIQHQEFERRLREMVAERKARLAQATDLVEQQTLHREVEAYEARLVRCRHALEKIENRLARLTR, encoded by the coding sequence ACTACCCTGCTGCTGGAAAAACTGGAAGGTCAGCTCGCCATGCTGCGCCAGCGTTGTGCCCCGGTGGCGCAGTTTGGCACGCTAAGCGCCCGTTTCGACCGGCATCTTTTTCAGACTCGCGCGACGACGTTACAGGCGTGTCTGGCTGAGGCTGGGGACAACCTGACCGCGCTTCATCACGCGGTCGAACGGCAACAACTGCCACAAGTGGCCTGGCTGGCGGAACATCTGGTAGCTCAACTGGAAGCAATTGCCCGTGAAGCGGCGTCCTGGTCGCTGCGCGAATGGGACAGCGCGCCGCCGAAAATCGCCCGCTGGCAGCGTAAACGCATTCAGCATCAGGAGTTTGAGCGGCGGCTACGTGAGATGGTTGCCGAGCGTAAAGCACGTCTGGCACAGGCGACCGATTTAGTCGAGCAGCAGACGCTGCATCGTGAGGTTGAAGCCTATGAAGCACGCCTGGTTCGGTGCCGCCATGCGCTGGAAAAAATCGAAAACAGGTTAGCGCGTTTAACTCGCTAA
- the acrB gene encoding efflux RND transporter permease AcrB, giving the protein MPNFFIDRPIFAWVIAIIIMLAGGLAILKLPVAQYPTIAPPAVTISASYPGADAKTVQDTVTQVIEQNMNGIDNLMYMSSNSDSTGTVQITLTFESGTDADIAQVQVQNKLQLAMPLLPQEVQQQGVSVEKSSSSFLMVVGVINTDGTMTQEDISDYVAANMKDAISRTSGVGDVQLFGSQYAMRIWMNPNELNKYQLTPVDVITAIKAQNAQVAAGQLGGTPPVKGQQLNASIIAQTRLTSTEEFGKILLKVNQDGSRVLLRDVAKIELGGENYDIIAEFNGQPASGLGIKLATGANALDTASAIRAELAKMEPFFPSGLKIVYPYDTTPFVKISIHEVVKTLVEAIILVFLVMYLFLQNFRATLIPTIAVPVVLLGTFAVLAAFGFSINTLTMFGMVLAIGLLVDDAIVVVENVERVMAEEGLPPKEATRKSMGQIQGALVGIAMVLSAVFIPMAFFGGSTGAIYRQFSITIVSAMALSVLVALILTPALCATMLKPIAKGDHGEGKKGFFGWFNRMFEKSTHHYTDSVGGILRSTGRYLVLYLIIVVGMAYLFVRLPSSFLPDEDQGVFMTMVQLPAGATQERTQKVLNEVTNYYLTKEKNNVESVFAVNGFGFAGRGQNTGIAFVSLKDWADRPGDENKVEAITTRATRAFSQIKDAMVFAFNLPAIVELGTATGFDFELIDQAGLGHEKLTQARNQLLGEAAKHPDLLTSVRPNGLEDTPQFKIDIDQEKAQALGVSINDINTTLGAAWGGSYVNDFIDRGRVKKVYVMSEAKYRMLPEDIGNWYVRAADGQMVPFSAFSSSHWEYGSPRLERYNGLPSMEILGQAAPGKSTGEAMALMEQLASKLPTGVGYDWTGMSYQERLSGNQAPSLYAISLIVVFLCLAALYESWSIPFSVMLVVPLGVIGALLAATFRGLTNDVYFQVGLLTTIGLSAKNAILIVEFAKDLMDKEGKGLIEATLDAVRMRLRPILMTSLAFILGVMPLVISTGAGSGAQNAVGTGVMGGMVTATVLAIFFVPVFFVVVRRRFSRKNEDIEHNHTVDHH; this is encoded by the coding sequence ATGCCTAATTTCTTTATTGATCGCCCGATTTTTGCGTGGGTGATCGCCATCATCATCATGTTGGCAGGGGGGCTGGCGATCCTCAAACTGCCGGTGGCGCAATATCCTACGATTGCACCGCCGGCAGTAACGATCTCCGCTTCCTATCCTGGCGCTGATGCAAAAACAGTGCAGGATACTGTTACACAGGTTATCGAACAGAATATGAACGGTATCGATAACCTGATGTACATGTCATCCAATAGTGACTCCACGGGTACTGTGCAGATCACTCTGACCTTTGAGTCTGGTACTGATGCGGATATCGCGCAGGTTCAGGTGCAGAACAAACTGCAACTGGCAATGCCGTTACTGCCGCAGGAAGTACAGCAGCAAGGGGTGAGTGTTGAGAAATCTTCCAGTAGCTTCCTGATGGTTGTCGGCGTTATCAACACCGACGGCACCATGACGCAGGAGGATATCTCTGACTACGTAGCGGCAAATATGAAAGATGCCATCAGCCGTACATCGGGCGTCGGTGACGTTCAGTTGTTCGGTTCCCAGTACGCGATGCGTATCTGGATGAACCCGAATGAACTGAACAAATACCAGTTAACGCCGGTTGATGTTATTACCGCAATCAAAGCACAGAACGCCCAGGTAGCTGCCGGTCAGCTCGGTGGTACGCCGCCGGTTAAAGGCCAGCAGCTTAACGCCTCTATTATTGCTCAGACGCGTCTGACCTCCACTGAAGAGTTCGGCAAAATTCTGCTGAAAGTGAATCAGGATGGTTCCCGCGTACTGCTGCGTGATGTGGCGAAAATTGAGCTGGGTGGTGAAAACTACGACATCATCGCGGAATTTAACGGACAACCGGCTTCTGGTCTGGGTATCAAGCTGGCGACCGGTGCAAACGCGCTGGATACCGCCTCAGCAATCCGGGCTGAACTGGCGAAGATGGAGCCGTTTTTCCCGTCGGGTCTGAAAATCGTTTATCCATACGACACTACGCCGTTCGTGAAAATCTCCATTCACGAAGTAGTGAAAACCCTGGTCGAAGCAATCATCCTCGTGTTCCTGGTAATGTATCTGTTCTTGCAGAACTTCCGCGCGACGTTGATTCCGACCATTGCTGTACCGGTGGTATTGCTGGGAACATTTGCCGTCCTTGCTGCCTTTGGCTTCTCGATAAACACGCTAACAATGTTCGGGATGGTGCTCGCTATCGGCCTGTTGGTGGATGACGCCATCGTTGTGGTAGAAAACGTTGAACGTGTGATGGCAGAAGAAGGTCTGCCGCCGAAAGAAGCCACTCGTAAGTCAATGGGGCAGATTCAGGGCGCACTGGTTGGTATCGCGATGGTGCTGTCGGCTGTATTTATACCGATGGCCTTCTTTGGCGGCTCAACTGGTGCAATCTATCGTCAGTTCTCCATTACCATTGTTTCCGCAATGGCATTGTCAGTACTGGTGGCGTTGATCCTGACTCCGGCGCTTTGTGCGACCATGCTAAAACCTATCGCTAAAGGCGATCATGGGGAAGGTAAAAAAGGCTTCTTCGGCTGGTTTAACCGCATGTTCGAAAAGAGCACGCACCACTATACCGACAGCGTAGGCGGTATTCTGCGCAGTACGGGGCGTTATCTGGTGCTGTATCTGATCATTGTTGTCGGCATGGCCTATCTGTTCGTGCGTCTGCCAAGCTCCTTCTTGCCAGATGAAGACCAGGGCGTGTTTATGACCATGGTCCAACTGCCTGCAGGTGCAACACAAGAACGCACGCAAAAAGTGCTCAACGAGGTGACGAATTACTACCTGACCAAAGAAAAGAACAACGTTGAATCGGTGTTCGCCGTTAACGGCTTCGGCTTTGCAGGACGTGGTCAGAACACGGGTATTGCGTTCGTTTCGTTGAAGGACTGGGCTGACCGTCCGGGTGATGAGAACAAAGTTGAAGCGATTACCACGCGTGCAACGCGTGCCTTCTCGCAAATTAAAGATGCGATGGTGTTCGCCTTTAACCTGCCAGCGATTGTGGAACTGGGTACGGCAACCGGCTTTGACTTTGAGCTGATTGACCAGGCGGGCCTCGGCCACGAAAAACTGACCCAGGCACGTAACCAGTTGCTGGGCGAAGCAGCGAAGCACCCTGATCTGCTGACCAGCGTGCGTCCGAACGGCCTGGAAGATACGCCGCAGTTTAAGATTGATATCGACCAGGAAAAAGCTCAGGCACTGGGTGTTTCTATTAACGACATTAACACCACCCTGGGGGCTGCATGGGGCGGCAGCTACGTGAACGACTTTATCGACCGCGGTCGTGTGAAGAAAGTTTACGTAATGTCAGAAGCGAAATACCGCATGCTGCCGGAAGATATCGGTAACTGGTATGTTCGTGCTGCTGATGGTCAGATGGTGCCATTCTCAGCGTTCTCCTCTTCACATTGGGAATACGGTTCGCCGCGTCTGGAACGTTACAACGGTCTGCCATCCATGGAGATCTTAGGTCAGGCGGCACCGGGTAAGAGTACCGGTGAAGCGATGGCGCTGATGGAACAACTGGCGAGTAAGCTGCCTACGGGGGTTGGCTACGACTGGACGGGGATGTCCTATCAGGAACGCCTCTCCGGTAACCAGGCACCTTCGCTGTACGCGATTTCGTTGATTGTCGTGTTCCTGTGTCTGGCGGCACTGTATGAGAGCTGGTCAATTCCGTTCTCCGTTATGCTGGTTGTTCCGCTGGGGGTTATCGGTGCATTGCTGGCAGCCACCTTCCGTGGCTTAACCAACGACGTTTACTTCCAGGTGGGCCTGCTCACAACTATTGGGTTGTCAGCGAAGAACGCGATACTTATCGTCGAATTCGCCAAAGACTTGATGGATAAAGAAGGTAAAGGTCTGATTGAAGCTACTCTGGATGCGGTGCGAATGCGTTTACGTCCGATCCTGATGACTTCACTGGCGTTTATCCTCGGTGTTATGCCGCTGGTTATCAGTACTGGTGCTGGTTCCGGCGCACAGAACGCAGTTGGTACTGGTGTAATGGGCGGCATGGTGACCGCAACGGTACTGGCGATCTTCTTCGTTCCGGTGTTCTTTGTGGTGGTTCGCCGCCGCTTTAGCCGCAAGAATGAAGATATCGAACACAACCATACTGTCGATCATCATTGA
- a CDS encoding YlaC family protein, translating to MTEIQRLLTETIDSLNTREKRDNKPRFSISFIRKHPGLFIGMYVAFFATLAVMLQSQTLSDSVWLLVVLFILLNGFFFFDVYPRYRYEDIDVLDFRVCYNGEWYNTRFVPAALVEAILNSPRVANIHKEQLQKMIARKGELSFYDIFTLTRTEVTS from the coding sequence ATGACTGAAATACAACGCCTGCTAACCGAAACGATTGATTCTCTGAATACGCGCGAAAAACGCGACAACAAACCCCGCTTTAGTATCAGTTTTATCCGCAAACATCCGGGGCTGTTTATCGGCATGTATGTTGCTTTTTTTGCCACACTGGCGGTAATGTTGCAGTCCCAAACGCTGTCAGATTCAGTCTGGCTACTGGTTGTGTTATTCATCCTGCTTAACGGTTTCTTCTTTTTCGATGTCTACCCACGCTACCGCTATGAAGATATCGACGTGCTCGATTTTCGGGTTTGCTATAACGGCGAATGGTATAACACGCGATTTGTCCCTGCTGCGCTGGTTGAAGCCATACTGAACTCGCCGCGTGTCGCGAATATCCACAAAGAACAACTGCAAAAAATGATCGCCCGTAAAGGTGAACTGTCTTTTTACGATATATTCACCCTCACCCGCACCGAAGTAACATCTTAA
- the tomB gene encoding Hha toxicity modulator TomB: MDEYSPKRHDIAQLKFLCETLYHDCLANLEESNHGWVNDPTSAINLQLNELIEHIATFALNYKIKYNEDNKLIEQIDEYLDDTFMLFSSYGINMQDLQKWRKSGNRLFRCFVNATKENPASLSCSNYYNHG, from the coding sequence ATGGATGAATACTCACCAAAAAGACATGATATTGCACAGCTTAAGTTTCTTTGCGAAACCCTGTATCATGACTGTCTTGCAAACCTTGAAGAAAGCAATCATGGTTGGGTTAACGACCCTACCTCGGCTATCAATCTGCAACTTAATGAACTCATTGAGCATATTGCAACCTTCGCACTTAATTACAAAATTAAGTATAATGAAGACAATAAGCTCATTGAGCAGATAGATGAATATCTGGACGACACCTTTATGTTGTTCAGTAGTTATGGTATTAATATGCAGGATCTCCAGAAATGGCGGAAGTCAGGTAACCGACTGTTCCGTTGTTTCGTGAATGCCACGAAAGAGAATCCTGCAAGTTTATCTTGTTCGAATTATTACAACCATGGGTAG
- the mscK gene encoding mechanosensitive channel MscK, translating to MTMFQYYKRSRHFVFSAFIAFVLVLLCQNTAFARASSNGDLPTKADLQAQLDSLNKQKDLSAQDKLVQQDVTDTLATLEKIERVKEETVQLRQKVAEAPEKMRQATAALTALGDVDNDEETRKTLSTLSLRQLESRVSQALDELQNAQNDLASYNSQLVSLQTQPERVQNAMYTASQQLQQIRSRLDGTEVGEAALRPSQKVLMQAQQVLLNAEIDQQRKSLEGNTVLQDTLQKQRDYVTANSTRLEHQLQLLQEAVNSKRLTLTEKTAQEAATPDEAARIQANPLVKQELEINQQLSQRLISATENGNQLMQQNIKVKNWLERALQSERNIKEQISVLKGSLLLSRILYQQQQTLPSADELENMTNRIADLRLEQFEVNQQRDALFQSDAYVAKLEEGHANEVNDEVRDALLQVVDMRRELLDQLNKQLGNQLMMAINLQINQQQLMSVSKNLKSILTQQIFWVNSNRPMDWDWIKAFPQTLQDEFKSMKITVNWEKAWPAVFIAFLAGLPLLLIAGLIHWRLGWLKAYQQKLASAVGSLRNDSQLNTPKAILIDLIRALPVCLIILAVGLILLTMQLNISELLWAFSKKLAIFWLVFGLCWKVLEKNGVAVRHFGMPEQQTSHWRRQIVRISLALLPIHFWSVVAELSPLHLMDDVLGQAMIFFNLLLIAFLVWPMCRESWRDKESHTMRLVTITVLSIIPIALMVLTATGYFYTTLRLSGRWIETVYLVIVWNLLYQTVLRGLSVAARRIAWRRALARRQNLVKEGAEGAEPPEEPTIALEQVNQQTLRITMLLMFALFGLMFWAIWSDLITVFSYLDSITLWHYNGTEAGAAVVKNVTMGSLLFAIIASMVAWALIRNLPGLLEVLVLSRLNMRQGASYAITTILNYIIIAVGAMTVFGSLGVSWDKLQWLAAALSVGLGFGLQEIFGNFVSGLIILFERPVRIGDTVTIGTFSGTVSKIRIRATTITDFDRKEVIIPNKAFVTERLINWSLTDTTTRLVIRLGVAYGSDLEKVRRVLLQAAAEHPRVMHEPMPEVFFTAFGASTLDHELRLYVRELRDRSRTVDELNRTIDQLCRENDINIAFNQLEVHLHNEKGDEVTEVKRDYKGDDPTPAVG from the coding sequence ATGACTATGTTCCAGTATTACAAACGATCACGACATTTTGTTTTTTCAGCATTTATTGCTTTTGTTTTGGTCTTGTTATGCCAGAACACGGCCTTTGCGCGGGCGTCATCGAATGGTGATCTACCGACGAAAGCGGATCTACAGGCACAACTTGACTCGCTTAATAAACAAAAAGATCTTTCTGCCCAGGATAAGCTGGTACAGCAAGATGTTACTGACACATTAGCCACTCTTGAGAAAATCGAGCGTGTAAAAGAAGAAACGGTGCAATTACGGCAAAAAGTTGCCGAAGCACCAGAGAAAATGCGCCAGGCGACTGCTGCGTTAACTGCGCTTGGCGATGTGGATAACGACGAAGAAACCCGTAAGACGTTGAGTACGCTGTCGTTACGTCAGTTGGAGTCTCGCGTTTCGCAGGCGCTGGACGAGTTGCAAAACGCACAAAACGATCTGGCTTCTTATAACAGCCAGTTGGTTTCATTACAGACGCAGCCCGAACGCGTGCAAAATGCGATGTATACCGCCTCGCAGCAGTTGCAACAAATTCGCAGCCGTCTGGATGGCACTGAGGTTGGTGAGGCGGCTTTACGTCCCAGCCAGAAAGTGTTGATGCAGGCGCAGCAGGTTTTGCTGAATGCCGAGATTGACCAGCAACGTAAAAGCCTGGAAGGGAACACCGTCTTACAGGATACCCTACAAAAGCAACGCGATTACGTGACGGCGAACAGCACGCGTCTGGAACATCAACTGCAACTGTTGCAGGAGGCGGTGAACAGCAAGCGCCTGACATTAACTGAAAAAACAGCGCAGGAAGCGGCAACGCCGGACGAAGCTGCACGTATTCAGGCTAACCCGCTGGTGAAGCAGGAACTGGAAATTAACCAGCAATTAAGTCAGCGTCTGATTAGCGCCACAGAAAACGGCAATCAGTTGATGCAGCAAAACATCAAAGTTAAAAACTGGCTGGAGCGGGCGCTGCAATCGGAACGCAATATTAAAGAGCAGATTTCTGTCCTGAAGGGCAGCCTGCTGTTGTCCCGTATTCTTTACCAACAACAACAAACGCTGCCGTCGGCGGATGAACTGGAAAACATGACCAACCGCATCGCGGATTTGCGTCTCGAACAGTTCGAAGTCAACCAGCAACGTGATGCACTGTTCCAGAGCGATGCTTATGTGGCCAAACTGGAAGAGGGCCATGCTAACGAAGTCAACGATGAAGTCCGTGACGCACTGTTGCAAGTGGTAGATATGCGTCGTGAACTGCTGGATCAGCTAAACAAACAGTTGGGTAACCAACTGATGATGGCCATTAACCTGCAAATCAACCAGCAGCAGTTAATGAGCGTGTCGAAAAACCTGAAATCTATCCTGACCCAGCAAATTTTCTGGGTGAACAGTAACCGTCCGATGGACTGGGACTGGATTAAGGCGTTCCCGCAAACGCTGCAGGATGAATTCAAGTCGATGAAAATTACGGTGAACTGGGAAAAAGCCTGGCCCGCCGTATTTATCGCTTTCCTTGCCGGTTTACCGCTGCTGTTAATTGCCGGGCTGATCCACTGGCGTCTGGGTTGGCTGAAAGCGTATCAGCAAAAACTGGCTTCCGCCGTAGGTTCCCTGCGTAACGATAGCCAGCTCAACACACCAAAAGCGATTCTTATCGACCTGATTCGCGCGCTGCCGGTGTGTCTGATTATTCTCGCCGTTGGTCTGATTCTGCTGACCATGCAGCTCAACATCAGTGAATTACTGTGGGCGTTCAGCAAAAAACTGGCGATTTTCTGGCTGGTGTTTGGCCTGTGCTGGAAAGTGCTGGAGAAAAACGGCGTTGCGGTTCGTCACTTTGGTATGCCAGAGCAACAGACCAGCCACTGGCGTCGGCAGATTGTTCGCATCAGCCTCGCGTTGTTGCCAATCCATTTCTGGTCTGTGGTAGCAGAACTCTCCCCGCTGCATTTGATGGATGATGTGCTGGGGCAGGCGATGATTTTCTTTAACCTGCTGCTGATCGCCTTCCTGGTGTGGCCAATGTGCCGTGAAAGCTGGCGTGATAAAGAATCCCACACCATGCGTCTGGTCACCATTACCGTGCTGTCGATCATCCCGATTGCGCTGATGGTGCTGACTGCAACAGGCTATTTCTACACTACGCTGCGCCTCTCCGGGCGTTGGATTGAAACGGTGTATCTGGTAATCGTCTGGAACTTGCTGTACCAGACAGTGCTGCGTGGGTTAAGCGTGGCGGCACGGCGTATCGCCTGGCGTCGTGCGCTGGCGCGTCGGCAGAATCTGGTGAAAGAAGGGGCCGAAGGTGCCGAGCCGCCGGAAGAGCCAACCATCGCGCTGGAGCAAGTCAACCAGCAGACGTTGCGTATTACGATGTTGCTGATGTTTGCGCTGTTTGGTTTGATGTTCTGGGCGATTTGGTCCGATTTAATCACCGTATTCAGCTATCTCGACAGCATCACCCTGTGGCATTACAACGGCACTGAAGCCGGGGCTGCGGTGGTGAAAAATGTGACGATGGGCAGCCTGCTGTTTGCGATTATCGCCTCAATGGTGGCCTGGGCGCTGATCCGCAACCTGCCAGGTTTGCTGGAAGTGCTGGTGCTGTCGCGGCTGAATATGCGTCAGGGCGCGTCGTATGCCATTACTACCATCCTTAACTACATCATCATAGCCGTTGGCGCGATGACCGTGTTTGGGTCGCTTGGCGTATCGTGGGATAAACTCCAGTGGCTGGCGGCGGCATTATCTGTAGGTCTGGGTTTTGGTTTACAAGAGATCTTCGGTAACTTTGTCTCGGGTTTGATCATCCTGTTCGAACGTCCGGTGCGCATTGGCGACACAGTAACCATCGGCACTTTCTCCGGGACGGTCAGTAAGATCCGTATTCGTGCTACCACCATTACAGATTTCGATCGCAAAGAAGTGATTATCCCGAACAAAGCGTTTGTTACCGAGCGTCTGATCAACTGGTCGTTAACCGACACCACCACCCGTCTGGTGATCCGCCTCGGTGTGGCTTACGGTTCTGATCTGGAAAAAGTACGCAGAGTACTGCTTCAGGCGGCGGCGGAGCATCCAAGGGTGATGCACGAACCCATGCCGGAAGTCTTCTTCACTGCGTTTGGTGCCAGCACGTTGGATCATGAGCTGCGTTTGTATGTTCGTGAACTGCGTGACCGCAGCCGCACTGTCGATGAACTGAACCGCACCATTGATCAGTTGTGCCGCGAAAACGACATCAACATTGCCTTTAACCAGCTTGAAGTGCATCTGCACAACGAGAAGGGCGATGAAGTGACTGAAGTGAAGCGCGACTACAAAGGCGATGATCCGACGCCTGCGGTAGGGTAA
- the maa gene encoding maltose O-acetyltransferase — MSTEKEKMIAGELYCSADETLSRDRLRARQLIHQYNHSAPEDQSLRQQILTDLLGQVADAYIEPSFRCDYGYNIFLGKGFYANFDCVMLDVCPIRIGDNCILAPGVHIYTATHPVDPVERNAGGELGKPVTIGNNVWIGGRAIINPGVTIGDNVVVASGAVVTKDIPDNVVVGGNPARIIKKL; from the coding sequence ATGAGCACAGAAAAAGAAAAGATGATTGCTGGTGAGTTGTATTGCTCGGCAGATGAGACTTTATCTCGCGATCGCCTGCGCGCTCGTCAGCTTATTCACCAATACAACCATTCCGCGCCGGAAGATCAATCACTACGCCAACAAATTCTCACCGATTTACTCGGCCAGGTTGCGGATGCGTATATTGAGCCTTCCTTTCGTTGCGACTATGGCTATAACATTTTCCTCGGTAAAGGGTTTTACGCAAACTTCGATTGCGTAATGCTTGATGTCTGCCCTATTCGTATTGGCGATAATTGCATTCTGGCTCCGGGCGTTCATATTTATACCGCTACACACCCTGTCGATCCTGTAGAACGTAATGCTGGTGGTGAACTGGGGAAACCGGTGACTATCGGTAATAACGTCTGGATTGGGGGGCGTGCCATCATTAACCCGGGCGTTACCATTGGCGATAACGTCGTAGTGGCATCAGGTGCGGTCGTCACAAAAGATATCCCGGACAACGTCGTCGTGGGCGGCAACCCAGCCAGAATCATTAAAAAGTTGTAA
- the rsmS gene encoding pleiotropic regulatory protein RsmS, translating to MSLENAPDDVKLAVDLIVLLEENQIPARTVLRALDIVKRDYEKKLTHDDEAKSDK from the coding sequence ATGTCACTGGAAAATGCCCCTGACGATGTGAAACTGGCCGTCGATTTGATTGTGCTGTTGGAAGAAAATCAGATCCCAGCCCGCACCGTGCTGCGCGCACTGGATATTGTAAAACGCGATTATGAAAAGAAATTAACGCACGATGATGAGGCGAAAAGTGATAAATAA
- a CDS encoding HHA domain-containing protein, protein MSDKPLTKTDYLMRLRRCQTIDTLERVIEKNKYELSDNELAVFYSAADHRLAELTMNKLYDKIPSSVWKFIR, encoded by the coding sequence ATGTCCGATAAACCTTTAACAAAAACCGATTATTTGATGCGTTTGCGTCGTTGTCAGACAATTGACACGCTGGAACGTGTTATCGAGAAAAATAAATACGAATTATCAGATAATGAACTGGCGGTATTTTACTCAGCCGCAGATCACCGCCTTGCAGAATTGACCATGAATAAGCTTTACGACAAGATCCCTTCCTCGGTGTGGAAATTTATTCGATAA